In Fusobacterium nucleatum, the genomic stretch TATTCTGTAAAATGTTAAATAAAAATACTTCCCATATTATAATAAGAAATCCAAATAATTTCAATAATTATTTTCTATCCCAATTAGCTTGTTTCATCAAAATATAGGTTAAAACTCTTTTAGGTAACTTTATTATTATTGAAATTAAAATTTTCATACTTAATGGATATATTATTTTTTCCTTTTTTTCTTCAATAGCTTTTATTATTATATTTGTGGATTCTTCCTCAGAAAGTACAGTAGGCTTTTTTGATATGTCTTCTTCACTTAATGATTTTAATTTGTCAGTAGCTATATATCCAGGTACTATTGTAGTTATATTTATATTATAATCTCTAAAAAATGCTCTATATGTTTCACAAACTCCCATTATTGTCATCTTAGTTCTTGCATAGACAGAGGCTTTTGGATAGTCAAGCAAACCTGCAACAGATGATACTATTGCAATATGTCCTCTATTATTTTCAAACATCATATCTCTCACTGCTTCAAAAGTATTTAAAACTCCTGTTAAATTTGTATCTATCATAGTATAAGCTTCTTTATCAGTTAATTTTGTTGTTCTGTTATTAGTGTATATTCCAGCAGAATTTATGACTAAATCCAAATTTCCCTTAGAAAAATCATCTATGGCAGATTTAAGCTCATTTTTATCTCTAACATCAACCTTATATATTTTTATATCATCACTATTATCCTTAAGCTTCTTTAATTTTTTCTCATTAGTTCCACAGATAGCTACTTCATTTCCTAAGCTAGCATATCTTTTTGCAAGAGATAAACCTATCCCTGAACTTCCCCCAACTATAAAAATTTTCATTAATCTCCTCTTTTTTTATTTTATATAGAAATAAATTTTATATTAATTTCATTTTTTATATATTATACAATATATTTTTAATATATTAAAGAAATAAAAAATATTTTGTTAAAATTAAATATTATTATAATATGAAATGTTATGAAAAAATATATTTATCCTTAATTTTTTATAATTATGGTATAATAAAGTAGAGGTGGTATTGTGATAAGTAAAGAGGATATAAAGCATTTTGAAAAAATTTTCCCTTTTTGGTTGAATATTAGTCAAAATGATAGGGCTAGAATTATTCTTTCAAGTCGTATTCTATCTTTAAAGGAAAATGCTATATTTTTTAATTCACATGATTTAGATGGTTTACTATT encodes the following:
- a CDS encoding SDR family oxidoreductase, with the protein product MKIFIVGGSSGIGLSLAKRYASLGNEVAICGTNEKKLKKLKDNSDDIKIYKVDVRDKNELKSAIDDFSKGNLDLVINSAGIYTNNRTTKLTDKEAYTMIDTNLTGVLNTFEAVRDMMFENNRGHIAIVSSVAGLLDYPKASVYARTKMTIMGVCETYRAFFRDYNINITTIVPGYIATDKLKSLSEEDISKKPTVLSEEESTNIIIKAIEEKKEKIIYPLSMKILISIIIKLPKRVLTYILMKQANWDRK